A single window of Nicotiana sylvestris chromosome 3, ASM39365v2, whole genome shotgun sequence DNA harbors:
- the LOC104243667 gene encoding probable protein phosphatase 2C 8 isoform X2 yields the protein MAERSNSASIDKQSVSTANNKREGHFDNSDSVIKKLRNDTQEEPKAEISVQNDSKNGSELYFEIEADVAEDKGSRHTMEDASVVLPDASLEFPGKLRCAHFAIYDGHGGRLAAEYAQKHLHANVLSAGLPRELLDVKAAKKAILEGFRRTDESLLEESTKGGWQDGAAAVCVWVLGSKVFVANIGDAKAILARSSLADGSNNSSDGSTPIKAIVLTREHKAIYPQERARIQKAGGSVSSNGRLQARLEVSRAFGDRQFKKVGVIATPDVHSFDLTERDHFIILGCDGLWGVFGPSDAVDFVQKLLKEGLPVSVVSRRLVREAVRERQCKDNCSAVVIAFRKKQ from the exons ATGGCGGAACGTTCCAATTCAGCATCAATTGATAAACAGAGCGTCAGTACCGCAAATAacaaacgcgaaggccattttgaTAACTCCGATTCCGTGATCAAGAAATTGAGAAACGACACGCAAGAGGAGCCAAAGGCTGAAATCTCCGTCCAAAATGACTCGAAAAATGGAAGTGAATTATATTTTGAAATAGAAGCTGATGTTGCTGAGGATAAGGGTTCAAGGCATACCATGGAGGACGCTTCCGTTGTTCTTCCTGATGCTAGCCTCGAATTTCCCGGGAAATTGAG ATGTGCTCATTTTGCAATATATGATGGACACGGAGGTCGATTAGCTGCTGAGTATGCCCAGAAGCATTTACATGCCAATGTTCTATCTGCAGGCTTACCACGTGAGTTG TTGGATGTTAAAGCAGCCAAAAAGGCGATACTTGAGG GATTTAGGAGAACCGACGAGTCTCTTCTTGAGGAGAGCACCAAAG GTGGTTGGCAAGATGGTGCTGCTGCAGTATGTGTTTGGGTATTAGGCTCCAAA GTGTTTGTTGCTAATATTGGAGATGCCAAGGCAATTTTAGCTCGGTCATCCCTGGCTGACGGTTCAAACAACAGTTCTGATGGATCAACTCCAATAAAGGCCATAGTCTTGACCAGGGAACACAAGGCTATATATCCACAAGAACGTGCACGCATCCAAAAA GCTGGGGGATCTGTCAGTTCTAATGGACGACTACAAGCACGCCTTGAAGTTTCCAGAGCTTTCGGAGATCGGCAGTTCAAGAAG GTTGGTGTTATCGCAACTCCAGATGTTCATTCATTTGACCTTACTGAGAGAGACCACTTCATCATTCTTGGCTGTGATGGCTTGTGGGGG GTTTTTGGGCCAAGTGATGCTGTTGATTTTGTTCAGAAGCTACTAAAG GAGGGGCTACCTGTGTCAGTTGTGAGTCGTCGCCTTGTGCGGGAGGCAGTCCGTGAGCGTCAATGCAAAGATAACTGCTCCGCTGTTGTAATTGCTTTTAGGAAAAAACAGTAG
- the LOC104243667 gene encoding probable protein phosphatase 2C 8 isoform X1, whose translation MAERSNSASIDKQSVSTANNKREGHFDNSDSVIKKLRNDTQEEPKAEISVQNDSKNGSELYFEIEADVAEDKGSRHTMEDASVVLPDASLEFPGKLRCAHFAIYDGHGGRLAAEYAQKHLHANVLSAGLPRELLDVKAAKKAILEGFRRTDESLLEESTKEASTGGWQDGAAAVCVWVLGSKVFVANIGDAKAILARSSLADGSNNSSDGSTPIKAIVLTREHKAIYPQERARIQKAGGSVSSNGRLQARLEVSRAFGDRQFKKVGVIATPDVHSFDLTERDHFIILGCDGLWGVFGPSDAVDFVQKLLKEGLPVSVVSRRLVREAVRERQCKDNCSAVVIAFRKKQ comes from the exons ATGGCGGAACGTTCCAATTCAGCATCAATTGATAAACAGAGCGTCAGTACCGCAAATAacaaacgcgaaggccattttgaTAACTCCGATTCCGTGATCAAGAAATTGAGAAACGACACGCAAGAGGAGCCAAAGGCTGAAATCTCCGTCCAAAATGACTCGAAAAATGGAAGTGAATTATATTTTGAAATAGAAGCTGATGTTGCTGAGGATAAGGGTTCAAGGCATACCATGGAGGACGCTTCCGTTGTTCTTCCTGATGCTAGCCTCGAATTTCCCGGGAAATTGAG ATGTGCTCATTTTGCAATATATGATGGACACGGAGGTCGATTAGCTGCTGAGTATGCCCAGAAGCATTTACATGCCAATGTTCTATCTGCAGGCTTACCACGTGAGTTG TTGGATGTTAAAGCAGCCAAAAAGGCGATACTTGAGG GATTTAGGAGAACCGACGAGTCTCTTCTTGAGGAGAGCACCAAAG AAGCATCGACAGGTGGTTGGCAAGATGGTGCTGCTGCAGTATGTGTTTGGGTATTAGGCTCCAAA GTGTTTGTTGCTAATATTGGAGATGCCAAGGCAATTTTAGCTCGGTCATCCCTGGCTGACGGTTCAAACAACAGTTCTGATGGATCAACTCCAATAAAGGCCATAGTCTTGACCAGGGAACACAAGGCTATATATCCACAAGAACGTGCACGCATCCAAAAA GCTGGGGGATCTGTCAGTTCTAATGGACGACTACAAGCACGCCTTGAAGTTTCCAGAGCTTTCGGAGATCGGCAGTTCAAGAAG GTTGGTGTTATCGCAACTCCAGATGTTCATTCATTTGACCTTACTGAGAGAGACCACTTCATCATTCTTGGCTGTGATGGCTTGTGGGGG GTTTTTGGGCCAAGTGATGCTGTTGATTTTGTTCAGAAGCTACTAAAG GAGGGGCTACCTGTGTCAGTTGTGAGTCGTCGCCTTGTGCGGGAGGCAGTCCGTGAGCGTCAATGCAAAGATAACTGCTCCGCTGTTGTAATTGCTTTTAGGAAAAAACAGTAG